In the Oceanithermus desulfurans genome, one interval contains:
- a CDS encoding SIR2 family NAD-dependent protein deacylase, with the protein MEVQEARRRLAAARRVAVLTGAGVSAESGIPTFRGAGGLWEGFRPEELATPAAYARDPEKVWRWYAMRYAQVMEAEPNPAHRRLAELERQKGEGFLLVTQNVDGLHRRAGSRRVVELHGSLARARCERCGHRRPLPPPAEFAPPPVCDRCGGRMRPDVVWFGEFLDAELLARAERAFMTAEVALVIGTSAVVEPAASLGRIAKSAGAYLIEVNPEPTPLTPLADLSLRAGAARGLERLLAGGAGPREEAE; encoded by the coding sequence ATGGAAGTTCAGGAGGCCCGGCGGCGGCTCGCGGCGGCGCGGAGGGTGGCCGTGCTGACCGGCGCGGGCGTCAGCGCCGAGTCGGGCATCCCCACCTTTCGCGGTGCGGGCGGGCTTTGGGAGGGTTTCCGGCCCGAGGAGCTAGCCACCCCCGCGGCCTACGCCCGCGACCCCGAGAAGGTGTGGCGCTGGTACGCGATGCGCTACGCCCAGGTGATGGAGGCCGAACCCAACCCCGCCCACCGGCGGCTCGCGGAGCTGGAGCGGCAGAAGGGCGAGGGCTTTTTGCTCGTCACCCAGAACGTGGACGGCCTGCACCGGCGCGCGGGCAGCCGCCGGGTGGTCGAGCTGCACGGCAGCCTCGCCCGCGCCCGCTGCGAGCGCTGCGGCCACCGCCGGCCGCTGCCGCCGCCGGCCGAGTTCGCCCCGCCGCCGGTCTGCGATCGTTGCGGCGGCCGCATGCGCCCGGACGTGGTCTGGTTCGGCGAGTTCCTGGACGCCGAGCTGCTGGCCCGGGCCGAGCGCGCCTTCATGACCGCGGAGGTGGCGCTGGTGATCGGCACCAGCGCGGTGGTGGAGCCCGCGGCCAGCCTGGGCCGGATCGCGAAGAGCGCGGGCGCCTACCTGATCGAGGTCAACCCCGAACCCACCCCGCTCACCCCGCTGGCCGACCTTTCGCTTCGGGCGGGGGCTGCCCGCGGCCTGGAACGCCTGCTGGCTGGCGGCGCGGGGCCCCGTGAGGAAGCGGAGTGA
- a CDS encoding potassium channel family protein: protein MARSEDAGVIPKMLKAGANRVIDPYAIGGRRLASLVLHPAVVDFLETTLRRGGAPISIEDILITRDSPLAGRSIAELNLNRHYGIVVLAIIRGDETLVSPAAECVFKPGDQVIVMATVEQLEQFVREMELQEGVNRRERLEREAKGA, encoded by the coding sequence GTGGCCCGCTCGGAGGACGCCGGGGTCATCCCCAAGATGCTCAAGGCGGGCGCCAACCGCGTGATCGACCCCTACGCGATCGGGGGACGGCGGCTCGCCAGCCTGGTGCTGCACCCCGCGGTGGTGGACTTCCTGGAGACCACGCTGCGGCGGGGTGGGGCGCCGATCTCGATCGAGGACATCCTGATCACCCGCGACAGCCCGCTGGCCGGCAGGTCGATCGCGGAGCTGAACCTCAACCGCCACTACGGCATCGTGGTGCTCGCCATCATCCGCGGCGACGAGACGCTGGTCTCGCCCGCGGCCGAGTGCGTCTTCAAACCCGGGGACCAGGTGATCGTGATGGCGACGGTGGAACAGCTCGAGCAGTTCGTGCGCGAGATGGAGCTCCAGGAGGGCGTGAACCGCAGGGAGCGCCTCGAGCGCGAAGCGAAGGGAGCGTAG